The following coding sequences lie in one Mycobacterium sp. Z3061 genomic window:
- a CDS encoding PHP domain-containing protein, with protein sequence MDPVFALRQIAYYKDRDRQESRRVMAYRKAADILEGLDEAALERHGQANSWQSIPGIGPKTAMVIAQAWAGQEPDQLVELRSNAKDLGGAEVRTALRGDLHLHSNWSDGSAPIEEMMATAAALGHEYCALTDHSPRLTIANGLSPDRLRKQLDVIDELREKFAPLRILTGIEVDILEDGTLDQEPELLDRLDIVVASVHSKLAMEPAAMTRRMVRAVSDGHADVLGHCTGRLVSGNRGIRAESTFDAEKVFTACRDHGTAVEINSRPERRDPPTRLLNLAKDIGCVFSIDTDAHAPGQLDFLGYGAQRALDAEVPVDRIINTWSVEKLLDWSVR encoded by the coding sequence ATGGACCCGGTCTTCGCGCTGCGCCAGATCGCGTACTACAAGGACCGCGACCGCCAGGAATCCCGGCGGGTGATGGCGTACCGCAAGGCCGCCGACATCCTCGAGGGTCTCGACGAAGCCGCGCTGGAGCGACACGGTCAGGCCAACAGTTGGCAGTCGATCCCGGGTATCGGACCCAAGACCGCCATGGTCATCGCCCAGGCGTGGGCCGGCCAGGAACCCGACCAGCTGGTCGAATTGCGTTCCAACGCAAAGGATCTCGGCGGGGCTGAGGTTCGCACGGCGCTGCGCGGGGACCTGCACCTGCATTCGAACTGGTCCGACGGGTCGGCACCGATCGAGGAGATGATGGCCACCGCGGCCGCGCTCGGCCACGAGTACTGCGCACTGACCGATCACTCACCACGGCTGACGATCGCCAACGGCCTGTCGCCGGATCGGCTGCGCAAGCAACTCGACGTGATCGACGAGCTGCGGGAGAAGTTCGCGCCGTTGCGCATCCTCACCGGCATCGAGGTCGACATCCTCGAGGACGGCACCCTGGACCAGGAGCCCGAGCTGCTGGACCGCCTCGACATCGTGGTGGCCAGCGTGCATTCGAAGCTGGCCATGGAGCCGGCGGCGATGACCCGGCGGATGGTGCGGGCGGTCTCCGACGGCCACGCCGACGTGCTGGGGCACTGCACCGGGCGTCTGGTTTCGGGGAACCGCGGAATCCGCGCCGAATCGACGTTCGACGCCGAAAAGGTGTTCACCGCCTGCCGTGACCACGGCACCGCGGTCGAGATCAACTCCCGGCCCGAGCGCCGCGACCCGCCGACGCGATTGCTCAACCTCGCGAAAGACATCGGCTGCGTCTTCAGCATCGACACCGACGCGCACGCGCCGGGCCAGCTGGACTTCCTCGGCTACGGCGCGCAGCGGGCGCTGGACGCGGAGGTTCCAGTCGACCGCATTATCAACACCTGGTCCGTCGAGAAGCTGCTGGACTGGTCAGTCCGGTAG
- a CDS encoding LLM class F420-dependent oxidoreductase — protein sequence MRFAFKTSPQNTTWPDMLAVWQAADDIEVFESGWTFDHFYPIFSDSTGPCLEGWTTLTALAQATKRLRLGTLVTGIHYRHPAVLANMAATLDVISDGRLELGIGAGWNEEESGAYGIELGSIKERFDRFEEACQVLIGLLSEETTTFDGRYYQLKDARNEPKGPQRPHPPIAIGGSGEKRTLPLTARYAQHWNFAGGTPEEFARKRDVLAARCADIGRDPKEITLSAHLGLGPDRNYGQVIENAAALGAEGLDLGIVYIAPPHDPAVLEPLAEAIRDSGLWEGADA from the coding sequence ATGCGCTTTGCATTCAAGACCTCACCGCAGAACACCACGTGGCCCGATATGTTGGCCGTCTGGCAGGCCGCCGACGACATCGAGGTCTTCGAATCCGGCTGGACCTTCGATCACTTCTACCCGATCTTCTCCGACTCGACCGGGCCCTGCCTGGAAGGGTGGACGACGCTCACCGCGCTGGCCCAAGCCACCAAACGGCTGCGGCTCGGCACCCTGGTCACCGGCATTCACTACCGCCACCCGGCGGTGCTGGCCAACATGGCGGCCACGCTCGACGTCATCTCCGATGGTCGTCTCGAACTCGGCATCGGCGCCGGCTGGAACGAAGAGGAATCCGGCGCGTACGGCATCGAACTCGGCAGCATCAAGGAACGCTTCGACCGGTTCGAAGAGGCCTGCCAGGTGCTGATCGGCCTCCTGAGCGAGGAGACCACCACCTTCGACGGTCGGTACTACCAGCTCAAAGACGCCCGCAACGAGCCGAAGGGTCCCCAGCGGCCGCACCCGCCGATCGCCATCGGCGGCAGCGGGGAGAAGCGGACCCTGCCTCTGACCGCGCGCTACGCGCAGCACTGGAATTTCGCCGGCGGCACACCGGAGGAATTCGCGCGCAAGCGCGACGTGCTGGCTGCGCGCTGCGCCGACATCGGGCGGGACCCGAAGGAGATCACTTTGTCGGCCCATCTGGGCCTGGGACCGGATCGCAATTACGGGCAGGTCATCGAGAACGCGGCGGCCCTCGGCGCCGAGGGCTTGGACCTCGGCATCGTCTACATCGCCCCGCCGCATGACCCGGCCGTCCTGGAGCCGCTGGCCGAGGCGATCCGGGATTCGGGTCTGTGGGAAGGCGCCGACGCCTAG
- a CDS encoding adenylate/guanylate cyclase domain-containing protein → MSTAPTPSGVVTFLFTDIEGSTRRWEADAAAMRAALAAHDEVLRTAIEGQGGWLFKHTGDGVCAAFVSPIAAVEAAVTAQKALDLPVRMGLATGEAEFRDDDYFGTVLNRAARVMAAGHGGQILVAASTAGLLTGIDLVDLGPRRLRDLPTPINVFQVVAPGLRDEFPPLRTMVANLGNLRRPDTSLIGREAETARIEAAVRAHRIVTLTGVGGVGKTRLALEVAHRLVGEFPDGIWLFELGMVTDPAAVPEAVAAVLGIVQQPGKTVTESVATALDGRVQLLVFDNCEHLLGAAADFVEAVLAEATTVRILATSREGLSVHDEQLWPVPSLDMTGGFDSSAAALFVERAGSVVPDISISPADATSVTEICRRLDGIPLAIELAASRMASMTAGELRDRLDNRFRLLVGSRRGLERHQTLRHAVAWSYDLLDTAEKSLLARCSVFSGGFDLQSACAVAEFNDTQDVDEYAVLDLLDALVRKSLLIADRSTGRTRFSMLETIRQFAEEQLVACGAAEATRRAHARYFAEREPMILALWASPKVRELLDWFTSELPNLRTAFRWAAEQYDLDAAAAIAICAANLGIQSEIYEPVAWAGELIEPARAANHPRLATLYTLAAVCYMTGSVEEAIQYADAGRLAIDSGKFDDVQNGQEGVLTGVYCLIGQPERAVEWCRAQLARNRDTHGITAVNLVLALIWAGRHDEAMAAANGLVAAVEPTHNLWAISFALFAEGYAFTGADPDRALSALRRGMTIAQDSGSRYNMTIMAAGLSRLEAAHGDPLVAFEYIAVAIRTYRDSGNAPGMCNSLAILATHLDRVGRYEAAATIAGFASTPLTLTGIPEFTAATAHLREVLGDQAYESLFGKGAAMTAAAVAAYAFDQIELALAELHVV, encoded by the coding sequence GTGTCCACGGCGCCCACCCCCTCCGGGGTCGTGACGTTCCTGTTCACCGACATAGAGGGATCGACCCGCCGGTGGGAGGCTGACGCTGCGGCGATGCGGGCCGCACTGGCCGCGCACGACGAGGTGTTGCGCACAGCGATTGAGGGCCAGGGCGGCTGGTTGTTCAAGCACACCGGCGATGGCGTGTGTGCCGCGTTCGTATCGCCCATTGCTGCGGTCGAGGCCGCTGTCACCGCCCAGAAAGCACTCGACCTGCCGGTGCGGATGGGCTTGGCGACCGGCGAAGCCGAATTTCGTGACGATGACTACTTCGGTACGGTTCTCAATCGGGCGGCCCGGGTGATGGCCGCGGGGCACGGCGGTCAGATATTGGTGGCCGCATCGACCGCTGGACTGCTGACAGGCATCGACCTCGTCGATCTGGGACCCCGGCGGTTACGGGATCTGCCGACCCCCATCAACGTTTTTCAAGTGGTGGCGCCGGGCCTGCGAGACGAATTCCCGCCGCTGCGGACAATGGTCGCGAATCTGGGGAACCTCCGGCGTCCGGACACCAGCTTGATCGGTCGCGAGGCCGAGACGGCCCGCATCGAAGCGGCGGTGCGAGCGCACCGCATCGTCACACTGACCGGTGTGGGGGGAGTCGGCAAGACCCGCCTCGCACTGGAGGTCGCGCACCGTCTCGTTGGTGAATTCCCGGACGGCATCTGGCTTTTCGAGCTTGGGATGGTGACCGACCCGGCCGCGGTCCCCGAGGCGGTGGCCGCCGTCCTCGGCATAGTCCAACAACCAGGGAAGACCGTCACCGAGTCGGTGGCCACCGCCTTGGACGGCAGGGTTCAGCTGTTGGTGTTCGACAACTGCGAGCACTTGCTCGGGGCCGCCGCCGATTTTGTAGAGGCCGTGCTCGCCGAGGCGACGACGGTGCGGATCCTCGCGACCAGCCGCGAGGGCTTGAGTGTCCACGACGAACAGCTGTGGCCCGTTCCCTCACTCGACATGACCGGAGGGTTCGACTCCTCGGCGGCTGCTTTGTTCGTTGAACGCGCCGGCAGCGTGGTGCCCGACATCTCGATTTCACCAGCCGACGCAACGTCGGTCACCGAGATCTGCCGCCGGCTCGACGGCATTCCCCTGGCGATCGAACTCGCGGCCTCCCGCATGGCATCGATGACTGCCGGCGAGCTGCGCGATCGTTTGGATAACCGCTTCCGGCTGCTGGTCGGCTCACGGCGGGGACTGGAACGACACCAGACATTGCGCCACGCGGTGGCGTGGTCGTACGACCTTCTCGATACGGCCGAAAAGTCGCTGCTGGCAAGGTGTTCGGTGTTCTCTGGTGGGTTCGACCTCCAAAGCGCCTGCGCGGTCGCGGAATTCAATGATACGCAGGACGTTGACGAGTACGCGGTCCTCGATCTACTTGACGCCCTGGTTCGCAAGTCGCTGCTCATTGCCGATCGGTCGACCGGGCGCACCCGGTTCTCCATGTTGGAGACCATCCGTCAGTTCGCCGAGGAGCAGCTGGTTGCTTGCGGTGCAGCCGAAGCCACCCGTCGCGCACATGCCCGCTACTTTGCTGAGCGCGAACCCATGATCCTCGCCCTATGGGCCAGTCCCAAGGTCCGGGAGCTCCTCGACTGGTTCACCTCGGAGTTGCCCAACCTACGTACCGCTTTTCGCTGGGCCGCCGAGCAATACGACCTCGACGCCGCCGCAGCCATCGCCATTTGCGCGGCGAACTTAGGGATACAGAGCGAAATCTACGAACCCGTCGCGTGGGCCGGAGAGCTGATCGAACCGGCGCGGGCCGCCAACCATCCCCGGCTCGCGACCCTGTATACCCTGGCGGCGGTCTGCTACATGACCGGCTCCGTCGAAGAGGCGATCCAGTACGCAGACGCCGGCCGGCTCGCGATCGACAGCGGCAAATTCGACGACGTGCAGAACGGCCAGGAGGGCGTTCTCACCGGTGTCTATTGCCTCATCGGCCAGCCCGAACGTGCCGTCGAGTGGTGCCGCGCCCAACTTGCCCGGAACCGCGACACTCATGGAATCACCGCAGTCAACCTGGTCCTGGCTTTGATCTGGGCGGGCCGCCACGACGAAGCCATGGCGGCCGCGAATGGCCTCGTCGCCGCCGTCGAACCCACGCATAATCTGTGGGCGATTTCGTTTGCGCTGTTCGCCGAGGGTTACGCCTTCACCGGCGCCGATCCCGACCGCGCACTTTCTGCGCTGCGCCGTGGCATGACAATCGCTCAGGACTCCGGCAGCCGATACAACATGACAATCATGGCAGCGGGGTTGTCCCGACTCGAGGCTGCGCACGGCGACCCGTTGGTCGCGTTCGAATACATCGCGGTGGCCATTCGCACCTATCGCGATTCGGGCAACGCCCCAGGGATGTGTAACTCTCTTGCCATTCTCGCGACCCACCTCGACCGAGTGGGTCGCTACGAGGCCGCGGCCACGATAGCCGGCTTCGCCAGTACCCCGCTGACGCTGACTGGAATCCCCGAATTCACTGCGGCCACCGCCCATCTGCGCGAAGTACTCGGCGATCAGGCGTACGAATCACTGTTCGGGAAAGGCGCGGCGATGACCGCCGCTGCCGTAGCGGCATACGCTTTCGACCAGATTGAGCTCGCGTTAGCCGAACTGCACGTCGTCTAG
- a CDS encoding glutamate synthase subunit beta encodes MADPTGFLKYTHRELPQRRPVPLRLKDWKEVYEDFDTETLREQATRCMDCGIPFCHNGCPLGNLIPEWNDLVRRGRFRDAIERLHATNNFPDFTGRLCPAPCEPACVLGINQDPVTIKQIELEIIDKAFDEGWVEPVLPHCDTGKTVAVVGSGPAGLAAAQQLTRAGHKVTVFEREDRIGGLLRYGIPEFKMEKRVLDRRLAQMTAEGTQFRAGVNVGHDITAEQLLAEFDAVVLAGGATAWRDLPIPGRDLDGIHQAMEYLPWGNRVQEGDDVLGPDGEPPITARGKKVVIIGGGDTGADCLGTAHRQGAARIHQFEIMPRPPETRAASTPWPTYPLMYRIASAHEEGGERVFSVNTEEFLGDEGHVTGLRVHEVQMQDGKFVKVEGSDFELDADLVLLAMGFVGPEKPGLLTELGVKFTERGNVARGDDYETSVPGVFVAGDMGRGQSLIVWAIAEGRSAAAAVDRHLMGASALPAPIKPTAAPLT; translated from the coding sequence ATGGCTGATCCAACTGGCTTTCTGAAGTACACCCACCGGGAGTTGCCGCAGCGGCGGCCGGTTCCGCTGCGGCTCAAGGACTGGAAAGAGGTCTACGAGGACTTCGACACCGAGACCCTGCGTGAGCAGGCGACACGCTGCATGGACTGCGGCATTCCCTTCTGCCACAACGGGTGTCCGCTGGGCAACCTGATCCCGGAGTGGAACGACCTGGTGCGGCGGGGCCGTTTCCGCGACGCGATCGAGCGGCTGCACGCGACGAACAACTTCCCCGACTTCACCGGCCGGCTGTGTCCGGCGCCGTGTGAGCCGGCGTGTGTGCTGGGGATCAACCAGGATCCGGTGACGATCAAGCAGATCGAGCTCGAGATCATCGACAAGGCCTTCGACGAAGGCTGGGTGGAGCCGGTACTGCCGCACTGCGACACCGGCAAGACGGTCGCCGTGGTGGGTTCAGGCCCGGCCGGATTGGCTGCGGCCCAACAACTCACCCGTGCGGGGCACAAGGTCACCGTGTTCGAGCGCGAGGACCGGATCGGCGGACTGCTGCGGTACGGCATCCCCGAGTTCAAGATGGAAAAGCGCGTACTGGATCGTCGCCTGGCACAGATGACCGCGGAGGGCACCCAGTTCCGGGCCGGCGTCAATGTCGGTCACGACATCACCGCCGAGCAGCTGCTCGCCGAGTTCGACGCGGTCGTGCTGGCCGGTGGGGCCACCGCATGGCGGGACCTGCCGATCCCGGGCCGCGACCTCGACGGCATCCACCAGGCGATGGAGTACCTCCCGTGGGGCAACCGTGTCCAAGAGGGCGACGACGTGCTGGGGCCGGACGGGGAGCCGCCGATCACCGCCAGGGGCAAGAAGGTGGTGATCATCGGTGGCGGTGACACCGGTGCGGACTGCCTGGGCACCGCGCACCGACAGGGCGCGGCCCGGATCCACCAGTTCGAGATCATGCCCCGTCCGCCGGAGACCCGCGCCGCATCGACGCCGTGGCCGACCTATCCGCTGATGTACCGCATCGCCTCGGCACACGAGGAGGGCGGCGAGCGGGTGTTCTCGGTGAACACCGAGGAGTTCCTCGGCGACGAGGGACATGTGACCGGGCTGCGGGTGCACGAAGTGCAGATGCAGGACGGCAAGTTCGTCAAGGTCGAGGGTTCCGACTTCGAGCTGGATGCCGATCTGGTGTTGCTGGCGATGGGCTTCGTCGGTCCGGAGAAGCCGGGCCTGCTCACCGAGCTCGGGGTCAAGTTCACCGAGCGCGGGAACGTCGCACGCGGAGACGACTACGAGACATCGGTCCCCGGTGTGTTCGTCGCCGGAGACATGGGTAGGGGCCAGTCACTGATCGTCTGGGCGATTGCTGAGGGCAGGTCCGCTGCGGCGGCGGTGGACCGACACCTGATGGGAGCCAGCGCGTTGCCGGCTCCGATCAAGCCGACCGCGGCGCCCCTGACTTAA
- the gltB gene encoding glutamate synthase large subunit, with amino-acid sequence MTPKRVGLYNPAYEHDSCGVAMVVDMHGRRSRDIVDKAITALLNLEHRGAAGAEPRSGDGAGILIQVPDAFLREVVDFELPAAGSYATGIAFLPQSSKDAAAACAAVEKIAESEGLQVLGWRNVPTDDSSLGALSRDAMPTFRQVFMAGASGMTLERRAYIVRKRAEHELGTKGPGQDGPGRETVYFPSLSGQTFVYKGMLTTPQLKAFYLDLQDSRVTSALGIVHSRFSTNTFPSWPLAHPFRRVAHNGEINTVTGNENWMRAREALIKTDIFGSQDDVEKLFPICTPGASDTARFDEVVELLHLGGRSLAHAVLMMIPEAWERHESMDPARRAFYEYHASLMEPWDGPASITFTDGTIVGAVLDRNGLRPSRIWVTEDGLVVMASEAGVLDLDPTTVVKRMRLQPGRMFLVDTTQGRIVADEEIKAELAAEHPYQEWLDNGLVPLDKLPANKYVRMPHHRLVVRQQTFGYTYEELNLLVAPMARTGAEPLGSMGTDTPIAVLSKRPRMLFDYFHQLFAQVTNPPLDAIREEVVTSLQGTTGGERDLLNPDENSCHQISLPQPILRNFELAKLISLNPEDEVNGRPHGMRSKVIHCLYPVAEGGAGLAAALDEVRAQASAAIADGARLIILSDRNSDHTMAPIPSLLAVAGVHHHLVRDRTRTQVGLVVESGDAREVHHMALLIGCGAAAINPYLVFESIEDMLDRNVIDGIERSHALNNYVKAAGKGVLKVMSKMGISTLASYTGAQLFQAVGISEDVLDEYFTGLACPTGGITLDDIAADVAARHALAYLDRPDERAHRELEVGGEYQWRREGEYHLFNPQTVFKLQHATRSGQYKIFKEYTRLVDDQSERMASLRGLLKFRADLRPPVPIEEVEPASEIVKRFSTGAMSYGSISAEAHETLAIAMNRLGARSNSGEGGEDVKRFDADPNGDWRRSAIKQVASGRFGVTSHYLTNCTDIQIKMAQGAKPGEGGQLPGHKVYPWVASVRHSTPGVGLISPPPHHDIYSIEDLAQLIHDLKNANPSARVHVKLVSENGVGTVAAGVSKAHADVVLISGHDGGTGATPLTSMKHAGAPWELGLAETQQTLLLNGLRDRIVVQVDGQLKTGRDVMIATLLGAEEFGFATAPLVVAGCIMMRVCHLDTCPVGVATQNPLLRERFTGKPEFVENFFMFIAEEVREYMAQLGFRTVNEAVGQAGALDTTLARAHWKAHRLDLTPVLQEPESAFMNQDLYCSSRQDHGLDKALDQQLIVMSREALDSQKPVRFSTTISNVNRTVGTMLGHEVTKAYGGQGLPDGTIDITFEGSAGNSFGAFVPKGITLRIYGDANDYVGKGLSGGRIVVRPSDNAPEGYVAEDNIIGGNVILFGATSGEVYLRGVVGERFAVRNSGAHAVVEGVGDHGCEYMTGGRVVILGSTGRNFAAGMSGGVAYVYDPDEQLPNNLNIEMVDAEALDSDDAEFLHGIVTAHVDATDSAVGQRILADWRNQQRHFVKVMPRDYKKVLQAIADAERDGTDVDKAIMAAAHG; translated from the coding sequence ATGACGCCCAAGCGCGTCGGGCTTTATAACCCCGCATACGAACACGATTCATGCGGTGTGGCCATGGTCGTCGACATGCACGGCCGGCGTAGCCGCGACATCGTGGACAAGGCGATCACCGCGTTGCTCAACCTGGAGCACCGCGGTGCTGCCGGTGCCGAGCCGCGCAGCGGTGACGGCGCGGGCATCCTGATTCAGGTTCCGGATGCCTTCTTGCGCGAGGTCGTGGATTTCGAGCTGCCCGCGGCGGGCAGTTACGCCACCGGCATCGCGTTCCTGCCGCAGTCGTCCAAAGACGCTGCAGCGGCGTGCGCCGCGGTGGAGAAGATCGCGGAATCCGAGGGCCTGCAGGTGCTCGGCTGGCGCAACGTGCCCACCGACGACTCCTCGCTGGGCGCGCTGTCGCGCGACGCGATGCCCACTTTCCGCCAGGTGTTCATGGCCGGTGCCTCCGGCATGACGTTGGAACGCCGTGCATACATCGTCCGCAAGCGCGCCGAGCACGAACTCGGGACCAAGGGCCCGGGACAGGACGGGCCCGGACGCGAGACCGTCTACTTCCCGAGCCTGTCCGGTCAGACGTTCGTCTACAAGGGCATGCTCACCACCCCGCAGCTCAAGGCCTTCTACCTCGACCTGCAGGACAGCCGGGTGACCAGCGCGCTGGGCATCGTGCACTCGCGGTTCTCGACGAACACGTTCCCGTCCTGGCCGTTGGCGCACCCGTTCCGGCGAGTAGCGCACAACGGCGAGATCAACACCGTCACCGGCAACGAGAACTGGATGCGCGCCCGCGAGGCGCTGATCAAGACCGACATCTTCGGTTCGCAGGACGACGTCGAGAAGTTGTTCCCGATCTGTACGCCCGGGGCGTCGGACACCGCGCGCTTCGACGAGGTCGTCGAGTTGTTGCACCTGGGCGGACGGAGCCTGGCCCACGCGGTGCTGATGATGATCCCCGAGGCGTGGGAGCGTCACGAGTCGATGGACCCGGCGCGGCGGGCGTTCTACGAGTACCACGCCTCGTTGATGGAGCCCTGGGACGGGCCGGCGTCGATCACGTTCACCGACGGCACCATCGTCGGAGCGGTGCTGGACCGCAACGGATTGCGGCCCTCCCGGATCTGGGTGACCGAAGACGGCCTGGTCGTGATGGCCTCAGAGGCCGGCGTACTGGACCTGGACCCGACCACCGTGGTCAAGCGCATGCGACTGCAGCCGGGCCGGATGTTCCTGGTGGACACCACTCAGGGCCGCATCGTCGCCGACGAGGAGATCAAAGCTGAGCTGGCCGCCGAGCATCCCTACCAGGAGTGGCTCGACAACGGACTGGTTCCGCTGGACAAGCTGCCGGCCAACAAGTACGTCCGGATGCCGCATCACCGGCTGGTCGTGCGGCAACAGACCTTCGGCTACACCTACGAGGAACTCAACTTGCTGGTGGCCCCGATGGCCCGCACCGGCGCTGAGCCGCTCGGGTCGATGGGCACCGACACCCCGATCGCGGTGCTGTCGAAGCGTCCGCGCATGCTTTTCGACTACTTCCACCAACTCTTCGCGCAGGTGACCAACCCGCCGCTGGACGCCATCCGCGAAGAGGTGGTGACCAGCCTTCAGGGCACCACCGGCGGGGAGCGCGACCTGCTCAACCCGGACGAGAACTCCTGTCACCAGATCTCGTTACCGCAGCCGATCCTGCGCAACTTCGAGCTGGCCAAGCTGATCAGCCTCAACCCGGAGGACGAGGTCAACGGACGGCCACATGGCATGCGGTCCAAGGTGATTCACTGCCTGTACCCGGTCGCCGAGGGCGGCGCCGGCCTGGCAGCCGCACTCGATGAGGTGCGGGCGCAGGCGTCGGCGGCGATCGCCGACGGGGCGCGGCTGATCATCCTGTCCGACCGCAACTCCGACCACACCATGGCGCCCATCCCGTCCCTGCTGGCGGTCGCGGGCGTGCACCACCACCTGGTCCGCGATCGCACGCGCACGCAGGTCGGCCTGGTGGTCGAATCCGGCGATGCCCGCGAAGTGCACCACATGGCCTTGCTGATCGGGTGCGGCGCGGCCGCGATCAACCCGTATCTGGTCTTCGAGTCGATCGAGGACATGCTCGACCGCAACGTCATCGACGGCATCGAACGCAGCCATGCGCTCAACAACTACGTCAAGGCCGCGGGCAAGGGCGTCTTGAAGGTGATGTCCAAGATGGGCATCTCGACGCTGGCCTCCTACACGGGCGCGCAGCTTTTCCAGGCCGTCGGCATCTCCGAGGACGTGCTTGACGAGTACTTCACCGGATTGGCTTGTCCCACAGGCGGTATCACCCTGGACGACATCGCCGCCGACGTCGCTGCCCGGCATGCGCTGGCGTACCTGGACCGGCCGGACGAGCGGGCGCACCGCGAACTCGAGGTGGGCGGGGAGTACCAGTGGCGCCGCGAGGGCGAGTACCACTTGTTCAACCCGCAGACCGTCTTCAAGTTGCAGCACGCCACCCGCAGCGGCCAGTACAAGATCTTCAAGGAGTACACCCGGCTGGTCGACGACCAGAGCGAGCGGATGGCCTCCCTGCGCGGCCTGCTCAAATTCCGGGCCGACCTGCGTCCGCCGGTGCCGATCGAGGAGGTCGAGCCGGCCAGCGAAATCGTCAAGCGGTTCTCTACCGGGGCGATGAGCTACGGCTCCATCTCGGCAGAAGCGCACGAGACGCTGGCCATTGCCATGAACCGGTTGGGCGCCCGATCCAACAGTGGCGAGGGTGGTGAGGACGTCAAGCGTTTCGACGCCGACCCGAACGGGGACTGGCGGCGCAGCGCGATCAAGCAGGTCGCTTCGGGCCGGTTCGGCGTCACCTCGCACTACCTGACCAACTGCACCGACATCCAGATCAAGATGGCCCAGGGCGCCAAACCCGGCGAGGGCGGCCAGCTTCCGGGCCACAAGGTGTACCCGTGGGTGGCTTCGGTGCGGCACTCCACCCCGGGCGTCGGGCTGATCTCGCCGCCACCGCACCACGACATCTACTCGATCGAGGATCTCGCACAGCTCATCCACGACCTGAAGAACGCCAACCCGTCCGCGCGGGTGCACGTGAAGCTGGTGTCCGAGAACGGGGTGGGGACGGTTGCGGCCGGCGTTTCCAAGGCGCATGCCGATGTGGTGCTGATCTCCGGCCACGACGGCGGCACCGGCGCGACGCCGCTGACGTCGATGAAGCACGCGGGTGCGCCGTGGGAGCTGGGGCTGGCCGAGACGCAACAAACCCTGTTGCTCAACGGGTTACGGGACCGGATCGTGGTCCAGGTGGACGGCCAGCTCAAGACGGGCCGCGACGTGATGATCGCGACCTTGCTGGGGGCCGAGGAATTCGGTTTCGCCACCGCGCCGTTGGTGGTGGCCGGCTGCATCATGATGCGGGTGTGCCACCTGGACACCTGCCCCGTCGGGGTGGCCACCCAGAACCCGCTGCTGCGCGAGCGGTTCACTGGCAAGCCGGAATTCGTAGAGAACTTCTTCATGTTCATCGCCGAAGAAGTGCGGGAATACATGGCGCAGCTGGGTTTCCGGACCGTCAACGAGGCGGTCGGTCAGGCCGGAGCGCTGGACACCACGTTGGCCCGCGCACATTGGAAGGCGCACCGCCTGGACCTGACGCCGGTGCTGCAAGAGCCCGAGTCCGCGTTCATGAACCAGGATCTGTACTGCAGTTCACGGCAGGACCACGGCTTGGACAAGGCGCTGGACCAGCAGCTGATCGTGATGAGCCGGGAGGCCCTGGACTCGCAGAAGCCGGTCCGGTTCTCGACCACGATCAGCAACGTCAACCGCACCGTCGGCACCATGCTCGGCCACGAGGTGACGAAAGCCTATGGCGGACAAGGGCTGCCGGACGGAACCATCGACATCACGTTCGAGGGGTCGGCCGGCAACAGCTTCGGCGCCTTCGTGCCCAAGGGGATCACCCTGCGTATATACGGCGACGCCAACGACTATGTGGGCAAGGGACTGTCCGGCGGCCGGATCGTGGTGCGGCCCTCCGACAACGCGCCGGAAGGCTATGTCGCCGAGGACAACATCATCGGCGGCAACGTGATCCTGTTCGGCGCCACCAGTGGCGAGGTGTACCTGCGCGGTGTGGTCGGCGAGCGGTTCGCGGTGCGCAACTCCGGGGCACACGCGGTGGTCGAGGGCGTCGGTGACCACGGTTGCGAATACATGACCGGTGGCCGGGTGGTGATCCTCGGCAGTACCGGGCGCAACTTCGCAGCCGGTATGTCCGGTGGTGTGGCCTACGTCTATGACCCCGACGAACAACTGCCCAACAACCTGAACATCGAGATGGTGGACGCCGAGGCGCTGGACTCCGACGACGCCGAGTTCCTGCACGGCATCGTCACGGCGCACGTCGATGCCACCGATTCTGCTGTCGGCCAACGTATTCTGGCCGATTGGCGTAACCAGCAGCGGCACTTCGTGAAGGTGATGCCGCGTGACTACAAGAAGGTGCTGCAGGCGATCGCTGACGCCGAACGCGATGGCACCGATGTCGACAAGGCGATTATGGCGGCGGCACATGGCTGA